CGCAGGTCCAGCTCGTCGGTGACCTCGACGGCCTCGTGCGCCAGGCCGATGCGGGTGGTGACCTGCGGGCCCAGCGAGCGGTCGATGCGGGTGGTGACGAGGCCGCGGCGGCCCTGCCGGGAGTGGTTGTGGTTCATCTGCAACGCCATCGTGGACTTGCCGCAGTCCATCGGCCCCCAGAAGAACTTCAACGCCGCCGCGTGCAGCGGACGCCCGTCCACGCCCCGCGCCGCGGCGCACCCGGCGGGGGAGTCGTCGGGGCCCAGCGGCGGGCGCGCCAGGCAGGTCGGGGCGGCGGCGTGGTCGGTCACGGTCGGGCAGCCTAGCCGATCGACGTCGGCTGATCCGGCCGGTGCGGACGGGCGCGCGTCGCTCAGAGCACCCGGGGCGGGGTGTTGCCGGCGGCGACGATCGCCCGGCGGATCGGCACGGCCAGCAGCAGCAGGAACCCGACGACGAAGAAGATCAGCAGGGAGACCAGGCCCACCCGGTAGGAGTTGGTGAGCTGGAACACGATGCCGAAGGCCAGCGGGCCGAGCCAGCTGGTGCCCTTGTCGCTGATCTCGTAGAAGCCGTAGTACTCGCCCTCCTTGCCGGCGGGGATGAGCTGGCTGAACAGCGACCGGCTCAACGCCTGGCTGCCGCCGAGCACCAGGCCGATGGCGGCGCCGAGGATCATGAACGGCAGCGGCGCCTCGGCGGGCAGCCGGAACGCGCCGAGGATCACCCCGGTCCACAGCACCAGGCTGATCAGCACGGTCTTCCAGGCGCCGATGCGCTTGGCGAGGGCGCCGAGCAGCAGCGCGCCGCCGAAGGCGAGGAACTGCACCAGCAGGATGGTGACGATCAGGGTGCTCTGCCCGAGCTTCAGCTCCTCGGTGCCGTACTGGCTGGCCAGGGCGATGACGGTCTGGATGCCGTCGTTGTAGACCAGGAACGCCAGCAGGAAGAACAGCGTCAGCGGGTACGCCTTGATCTCGCGCAGGGTGCGGCCGAGCTGCCGGAACCCGTCGGTGAGCGGGTTGCCGCCGGCCAGCGCGGCGGCCGTGGGGTGCTCGCGCAGCCAGCGCAGCGGGATCAGGGTGAACACCGCCCACCACACGCCGGCGGACACGATCGACCAGCGGGCCAGGTCGAGGGTGCGCTGGTGGTTGCCCTCCTCGCCGAGCATGCTGACCGCGACGAGGTTGAGCGCCAGCAGCAGGCCGCCGCCCAGGTAGCCCAGCGCCCAGCCGCGGCTGGAGATGCCGTCGCGTTCGTCGGGGCCGCCGAGCCGCGGCAGGAACGAGTTGTAGACCACGACGCCGGCGCCGAAGGCGATGTTGGCGACCATGAACAGCGCCCCGCCGAGCAGGTACCGGTCGCCGGTGACGAAGAGCATGCCGACGGTGGCGCCGGCGCCGGTGAAGGCGGCGGCGGCGAGCAGCCGCTTCTTGTGCGCCGAGCGGTCGGCGATCGCCCCGACGACCGGCAGCGCGAACACGGTGAGGAACACCGACAGCGACACCAGGTACGGGAAGTACGAGCCGGCGGCGACCTTGACGCCCAGCGGGTAGACGTACCCGGAGCAGGTGTCGGCGCCGAGTTCACAGCCGGCGGCGAGTTCGGTGACGGTGGTCAGGAACGGGCCGAGGAAGACGGTGATGACGGTGGTGGAGAAGGCGGACATCGCCCAGTCGTAGAAGTACCAGCCGCTGCGTTCGCGGCGGGTGCTCGCCGGGGCGGGGGTGTCGTCCACGGCGGGGGTGACGGTCTCGGCCATCGGGGTCCTTCGAACGGGTTCAGGCGGCCCAGTGGCCGCGGCTGCGGTAGACGTCGCGCAGCACGCCGACGTGATCGGTCATGATGCCATCCACTCCGAGGTCGAGTAACTCGTGCATCTCGGCAGGTTCGTCGATCGTCCAGACATGCACGTGCAGTCCGAGTCGGTGGGCGTGGCGCAGGAACCTGCGGTCCACCACCCGCACCCGCCCGTAGCGCACCGGCACCTGCGCGGCGACCACCGACGGGGGCAGCCGCAGCGCCCGCCCGGTCAGCGACGCCATCCGCAGCCGGGCCACCCCGCGCATGCCGAGGCTGCTGGCGACGCGCCCCTGGGTGAGGGCGCGCAGCCGGGCCAGCCGGGCGTCGCTGAACGAGGCCAGCAGCACCCGGTCGCCGGCCCCGACGCGTGCGACGGTGGCCACGGTCGGCTCGACGCCGCCGTCGGCCTTGACGTCGATGTTGAACCGCACCTGCGGCCAGGCGTCGAGGACCTCGTCGAGGCGGGGGACGACGGCGGCGCCGCCGACGCGTACCGAGGCCAGGTCGGCCCAGCGCAGGTCGGCGATGCGCCCCGGCTCGCCCGTGACCCGGGTCAGCGTGGCGTCGTGGAAGACCACCGCGACGCCGTCGGCGGTGCCGTGCACGTCGGTCTCGACGTACCGGTAGCCGAGCCCGATGGCCCGGGCGAACGCCGCGGCGGTGTTCTCGTCGCCCTCGGCGGCGCCGCCCCGGTGGGCGAAGGCCAGCGGTGTGGGGCCGTCGAGGTAGGCGTGGGTCACGCGGGGAGTATGCCCGGCGCCGTTGGCCGCCGGGTGGCCGCCCGGTTGCCACCGCGACGCCGTGCGGCTGGCGGATGTCGGACAGTGACGACGGTGTCGCGCTGCGGTGCGGTGAAGATGTCCGGGTGATGCCATGGATGCCTTCTCCCCGGCCGGGAGGGGCCGAGGAGCCGCCGGCGTCCGCGCCGGGGGTGGCGGCCCGGGCGTTGGACCCGCTGCCGGCCCGCATCGCGCTGCCGCCGTCGCAGCGCCCGCACCGGCGCGTCCCGCCGCAGGCCCGGCCGCTGCTCTGGCTGGTCCTGCTGGTCGGTAACCCGTGGGCCGCCCGGCTGCTCATCGAGTGGCGCTATCGACTGCCCCGGGGCGACGGACTGCCGGGGCTGGTGGGGGCGCTGGGCGAGGCGATGCTGGCGGGGCTGGGCTGGCCGAGGTGGGACGTGCGGCCGCTGCGGGCCGACCATGTCGCCTGGTGGCTGGCGGAGAACGCCCGCACCGTGCTGTTCGTCGTGATCGCGGTGGCGCTGCTGCGTCGGCTTGCCACTCCGGCGTTCGCGCCGCGGCGTACGCACCGGGTGCTCGCGGTGATCGGCGCGAGCGTGACGGCGGCGGTGCTCGCGGCGGTGGGCGGCGTGACGATGCACGTCCTCACCGACAGCGGCATGCTGCGCGGCGTGGACCTGACCTCGGCGGTGCTCGGCGCGATCTCCGGGGCGCTGTACTGCGGATTCGTCGTGGGTGTCCTGCTGGCCTGGGCGGCGGTGCGCGGACCGGGGCCGCGCCGTGGGGGGTTCCCGGCGACCCGGCACGGAGGTGGCTGACATGGTGGTACGGCAGCACAGCGGCCCGCGCGACGAGGCGCCGTCGGCACGCTCGCACCCGGACGCCGGCAGCGAGGCCACCCGCTACCTGTGCGCGGCCGCCCACACCGACGACGCGTTCACCGAACGGGTGCTGGCCGAGGTGTTCGACGACGACCTGCGCGCGGTCGCCCCGTCGGTGGGCTTCGACCTGGGCACGGTGCTGCGGCACTGCCTGTCCGCCCGCCGCCGGCGCCGTCTGCGGGACGTCGGGCTGCTGGTCGCCGGCGGCCTGGCGGTGCTGCTCGCCCCGCTGGCGACGGTGCTGGTCGGGGTCACGATGGCGGTGGGCAGCTCACTGGCCCCGCTGCGGCCCGGCCGCAGCGGCCCGGTGGGCCCGTTCCTGTCGATGATCGCGATCGCGACGGTCTCGCTCGTGCTGGTCTTCCAGCTCGGCGCGGCCACGCCCGGCGACGACCCGGCGGGCCTGCCCGGTTGGGTCGTCGGCCGGCCGTGGCTGGCGCTGCCGGCCGGCCTGGTCGCCTACCTGGTGCTCGTGGGGCACCTGCTGGGCACCCGGCGGCTGCTGGTGACCCGGTTGCGCCGGGCCCGGTTCCGGCCGGAGCCACCCGACGTGGCGTCGCTGCCGGCGCGCGACGCCGAGCGGCTCGCCGCCGTCGACCGCGCCCAGGGCGGCAACGTGACGGTCTACGGCGGCTACACCCCGTTCGTCGGGCACGGCACGCCGGTGGCGGGGTGGTCGTTCGCCCTGCCGATCCTGGCCGACGCCCACGGGCCGGCCGGGACCGCCCCCACGGGCGACGTGTCCGCCCCCGCGCCGTTCACCGTCGTGGAGCTCATCGACCACGTGCGGGCCCGGCTGGCGGCGATCCGGCTGGACCAGGCCGGCGATCCCACCCCGGCGCGGCTCGCGGGGCTGCTGCTCGAGGACCGGGTGTTCGTCTGCGGCGACCGGCTCACCGGCGACACGCGGTTGCTGCCGCACCGGGAGCGGATGCCGCGCCAGCGGTGGTCCGACGACGAGGTACGCGAGGTCGCCGGCCGCCCGCAGGGCGCGGCGCGGCACTACCTGTGCGCCCTGGTGCCGTCCTGGGGCGGGGAGGTCGTCGCCTCCACGTTCCTGCACTTCTCCACCGACGGCCAGGTGCTCTACCTGGAGTGTGCCCGCACGGTGCTGGAGCCGCCGCGGCAGGGGTACCACGACGTGGACCGGCTGACCGAGTGGCTGCCGGTGAGTCAGCTCGCGCAGGCGCTGGCCACCGGCACCGAGCGGTTGCTGCCCACCGCGCTGGGCGCGCCGGTGCGGCTGCTGCGGGACCTGGTGCGGGGCGTCGCGCGTGGGCGGCGTCAGGCGCGGCTGCGGCAACTGGCCCGCGAGGACCTGGGCTACGACTACGGTGCCCGGGTCGGCGTGCGGGAGGTCGCCTCCGGCGCCGAGTACCACAACTACTTCCAGGTGCTCGACGCCGCCAAGCACCTGAAGGTCGTCGAGCGGCACGTGCTGGCCGCCATCATGGACTTCCTGGACGCCCGTGGGGTGGACACGGCCGAGTTCCGCAACCGGCAGACGACGATCCTCAACCAGGGCGTCATCCAGACCGGCGGCCTGAGTGTGGTCGGCAACCAGGCGGTGGGCCAGGGCGCCCGGGCCGAGCAGCAGGCCGAGGGGGCGCCGCCGCGCAGCCGTCGGCCGCGTGACGACTGAATCGCAGGGGAGGACGGGCATGCCCGAGGGGACCAACTACGGCATCCAGCAGTTCGGCGGGGTGAGCCAGGTGGGAAACCAGGCGGTGGGTCCGGGCGCGTACGCCAGCGGCGGCAGCCTGTGGGCCGCCGCGCCCGCCGGTGTCGACGCCCCGGCGCTGGTCCGGCAGCTGCTCGAGGTGCTCGACCGGCACCGGGGCGAGCTGTCGGAGCCGGCCCGGGTGACGGCCGCGCAGTTGCGTGCGGAGCTGACCCGTCCGGACGCCGAACCGGGCCGGGTCACCGGGTTGTTGCAGCGGCTGGCGGTGGTGGCGGCTCCGGTGACGCCGGTCGCGACGGCGGTCGGCGAGCTGCTGCGCCTGGCGCAGGCGCTCTGACGGCGCGCGCGGGCACCGGCGGTCCGGCGGGTCAGCCGGGCGAGCGGTGCCGGCGGTGCGCGCGGCTGGTGTCGCTCGGGCGGCCGGGGTCGACGTGGCGGGGGCGCTGCGGTTCGTCGGGGCGCAGCGGCACGAGGGCGTCGGTGATGGCGTCGATGATCCGGTCGGTGGCCTGCCGGGCGGCGCCGGGCGCGCCGTGGGCGAGGTCGGTCAGGTCGACGGGCTCGCCGAAGTGCACGCGCAGCACCGGGCGGCGCCACACGGCGCGGGCGACCCCGCGCAGCAGCCCCTTCGGGGCGCGGTAGGGCAGCACCTCGTGGGAGCCCCACTGGGCGACCGGGATCACCGGCGCGCCGCAGGTGAGGGCGAGGCGGGCGGTGCCGGTCTTGCCGCGTTCGGGCCAGATGCCGGGGTCCAGGCCGATGCGGCCCTCCGGGTAGA
The nucleotide sequence above comes from Micromonospora sp. M71_S20. Encoded proteins:
- a CDS encoding MFS transporter — protein: MAETVTPAVDDTPAPASTRRERSGWYFYDWAMSAFSTTVITVFLGPFLTTVTELAAGCELGADTCSGYVYPLGVKVAAGSYFPYLVSLSVFLTVFALPVVGAIADRSAHKKRLLAAAAFTGAGATVGMLFVTGDRYLLGGALFMVANIAFGAGVVVYNSFLPRLGGPDERDGISSRGWALGYLGGGLLLALNLVAVSMLGEEGNHQRTLDLARWSIVSAGVWWAVFTLIPLRWLREHPTAAALAGGNPLTDGFRQLGRTLREIKAYPLTLFFLLAFLVYNDGIQTVIALASQYGTEELKLGQSTLIVTILLVQFLAFGGALLLGALAKRIGAWKTVLISLVLWTGVILGAFRLPAEAPLPFMILGAAIGLVLGGSQALSRSLFSQLIPAGKEGEYYGFYEISDKGTSWLGPLAFGIVFQLTNSYRVGLVSLLIFFVVGFLLLLAVPIRRAIVAAGNTPPRVL
- a CDS encoding glycerophosphodiester phosphodiesterase, which codes for MTHAYLDGPTPLAFAHRGGAAEGDENTAAAFARAIGLGYRYVETDVHGTADGVAVVFHDATLTRVTGEPGRIADLRWADLASVRVGGAAVVPRLDEVLDAWPQVRFNIDVKADGGVEPTVATVARVGAGDRVLLASFSDARLARLRALTQGRVASSLGMRGVARLRMASLTGRALRLPPSVVAAQVPVRYGRVRVVDRRFLRHAHRLGLHVHVWTIDEPAEMHELLDLGVDGIMTDHVGVLRDVYRSRGHWAA
- a CDS encoding tripartite tricarboxylate transporter TctB family protein; translated protein: MVVRQHSGPRDEAPSARSHPDAGSEATRYLCAAAHTDDAFTERVLAEVFDDDLRAVAPSVGFDLGTVLRHCLSARRRRRLRDVGLLVAGGLAVLLAPLATVLVGVTMAVGSSLAPLRPGRSGPVGPFLSMIAIATVSLVLVFQLGAATPGDDPAGLPGWVVGRPWLALPAGLVAYLVLVGHLLGTRRLLVTRLRRARFRPEPPDVASLPARDAERLAAVDRAQGGNVTVYGGYTPFVGHGTPVAGWSFALPILADAHGPAGTAPTGDVSAPAPFTVVELIDHVRARLAAIRLDQAGDPTPARLAGLLLEDRVFVCGDRLTGDTRLLPHRERMPRQRWSDDEVREVAGRPQGAARHYLCALVPSWGGEVVASTFLHFSTDGQVLYLECARTVLEPPRQGYHDVDRLTEWLPVSQLAQALATGTERLLPTALGAPVRLLRDLVRGVARGRRQARLRQLAREDLGYDYGARVGVREVASGAEYHNYFQVLDAAKHLKVVERHVLAAIMDFLDARGVDTAEFRNRQTTILNQGVIQTGGLSVVGNQAVGQGARAEQQAEGAPPRSRRPRDD
- a CDS encoding 1-acyl-sn-glycerol-3-phosphate acyltransferase, with the protein product MDTTRPTWQPPLIWRAAQLLARVVVALLARLEVSGDVPEALRRGPLILAANHISPFDPVVLAAACRARGVAPRIMATGGLFRTPVLGAAMRRAGHLRVDRGTAAVGRALDAAAAAVSGGSVILVYPEGRIGLDPGIWPERGKTGTARLALTCGAPVIPVAQWGSHEVLPYRAPKGLLRGVARAVWRRPVLRVHFGEPVDLTDLAHGAPGAARQATDRIIDAITDALVPLRPDEPQRPRHVDPGRPSDTSRAHRRHRSPG